The DNA segment AAGCCTTTGATAGTGATGTGCCCTTCAGCAATCTCCATCAAAGCAATGTCCGCCGTTTTAGCTTTTTTTACATCAACATTTAGTTTTGTTGTTGCTCCGTTTAGAAGCTCTTCTGAGCGTTTTGCGACGGCGATAGCCAATTGGTAACGGTCGATGTTTGCAGTTTCAAGTGCTTTTGCAGTCAATTGTTCGAGTCTCATGTTCTTTCCTTATGTGAGATTTATTGTACGATAGAGCAACGAGTTAGGTTACCCTGGATGATTTCGAGAAGGTTGCCCGGAGTGAACATGTCACACACGATAATCGGCAATTTGTTCTCTTTTGCCAACGCAATGGAGGTATCGTCCATTACTTTGATGTGGTCTTGCAATGCTTGCTCGTAACCGAGGCTAGGAAGCTTGATTGCATCATCGAATTTTTTAGGGTCTTTATCGTAAACTCCGTCTACTTTGGTCGCTTTGATAATAACCTCAGCTCC comes from the Sulfuricurvum sp. genome and includes:
- a CDS encoding DNA-directed RNA polymerase subunit omega; this translates as MRLEQLTAKALETANIDRYQLAIAVAKRSEELLNGATTKLNVDVKKAKTADIALMEIAEGHITIKGFVDRD